In one Streptomyces sp. NBC_01241 genomic region, the following are encoded:
- a CDS encoding CU044_2847 family protein translates to MAIVVGSVVPGEDGPIPVVVDAEAYTSAGGPPTDADSLYDLEETRDGGAARRALGAAGDLYGEGLDLARRCASQAMRRLGDLGEGLRPDEVELQVGITFEAGMAAVVKAGAEAQIQVTFRWQPGQEGRADTTVVNAS, encoded by the coding sequence ATGGCAATCGTCGTGGGGTCCGTGGTGCCCGGGGAGGACGGCCCGATACCGGTCGTCGTGGACGCCGAGGCGTACACGAGCGCCGGGGGGCCGCCCACCGACGCCGACTCGTTGTACGACCTGGAGGAGACCCGGGACGGCGGCGCCGCGCGGCGGGCTCTCGGCGCGGCCGGGGACCTGTACGGGGAAGGGCTCGACCTGGCCCGCCGATGTGCGTCCCAGGCGATGCGCCGATTAGGTGATCTGGGGGAGGGGCTGCGGCCCGACGAGGTCGAGCTCCAGGTCGGCATCACCTTCGAGGCAGGCATGGCGGCTGTGGTGAAGGCCGGGGCGGAAGCCCAGATCCAGGTCACCTTCCGCTGGCAGCCCGGCCAGGAGGGGCGGGCGGACACCACGGTGGTGAACGCTTCATGA